In a single window of the Neochlamydia sp. AcF84 genome:
- the yidD gene encoding membrane protein insertion efficiency factor YidD: MKFLFILIIRLYQWTISPLLGSSCRFTPSCSNYTLQAIEKHGVCRGTWLAIKRICRCNPRHLGGRDEVP; the protein is encoded by the coding sequence ATGAAGTTTTTATTTATTCTAATCATCCGCCTTTACCAATGGACCATCAGTCCTCTCCTAGGGTCCAGCTGCCGCTTTACACCTTCTTGCTCTAACTATACCTTACAAGCTATTGAAAAGCATGGAGTATGCCGAGGAACATGGCTAGCTATCAAACGTATTTGCCGCTGCAATCCTCGCCACCTAGGGGGAAGAGATGAAGTGCCTTAA
- a CDS encoding RMD1 family protein has protein sequence MDCRAYCTAASYKIKLFYEILRQRFPSASYRDAVHCSIPLPNLPSGDVFFFSYGAVVCWGLPKEIEGEMLKLVQPYEEKHSDDIETDEFTYLYGEAPRILEDEIILPNQEMLTKLAISHGLAQSVKLGTFENAIQATFNQSKHIPEDLASKGKISYSKKAIRKKMGELFIARNSINLHADVLDTPEFFWEYPELEPLYTMVANYLDIESRVEVLNQRLDVVHELFQMLGSELNHQHSSRLEWTIIWLIIIEVVLNLLKDVFRIL, from the coding sequence ATGGATTGTCGTGCCTATTGCACTGCTGCTTCTTATAAAATAAAGCTTTTTTACGAAATTCTTCGCCAACGTTTTCCTTCGGCCTCTTATCGCGATGCTGTCCACTGTTCTATTCCTCTTCCCAATCTTCCATCCGGCGATGTTTTCTTCTTTTCCTATGGAGCTGTGGTTTGTTGGGGTTTACCCAAGGAAATAGAAGGCGAAATGCTTAAGCTTGTACAACCCTACGAAGAAAAGCATTCTGATGATATTGAGACCGATGAGTTCACTTACCTTTATGGGGAAGCACCTAGAATTTTAGAAGATGAAATTATTTTACCCAATCAAGAAATGCTTACCAAGCTGGCTATCTCGCATGGACTAGCTCAATCTGTTAAGTTAGGAACGTTTGAAAACGCTATTCAAGCAACCTTTAATCAATCTAAACATATTCCTGAAGACTTAGCTAGCAAAGGAAAAATTTCTTATTCTAAAAAAGCTATCCGCAAAAAGATGGGGGAGCTATTTATTGCACGCAACTCTATCAATTTACATGCAGATGTGCTAGATACGCCAGAATTTTTTTGGGAATATCCCGAGCTTGAGCCCTTGTATACGATGGTCGCGAATTATTTAGATATCGAAAGCCGCGTGGAAGTGCTTAATCAGCGTTTAGATGTAGTCCATGAGCTTTTTCAAATGCTAGGCTCTGAGCTTAATCATCAACATTCTAGTCGCCTTGAATGGACAATTATCTGGCTTATCATTATTGAAGTGGTGCTAAATCTATTAAAAGATGTATTTAGAATTTTATGA
- the recO gene encoding DNA repair protein RecO, with product MQISHTQGLILKVIDFREYDQIMTVFTPDKGIVKWIFKIKKPSKTSPRVKISPLMQGEFTYSETKGEIWKCREIIIYNYYLKLRRDYSLLESAGRMINTVIDSQPLHKPAPKLYKQLITYLEKIPFTTNLSALELSFILKILKNEGVANTHLQCSVCQNPLQSLYIWQGEHFCARHTPAGALLFNEDETLAWMQLAACSSFSQLNTICIPEHLPYKAHQLFKILVQH from the coding sequence ATGCAAATTTCTCATACGCAAGGTTTGATCCTTAAAGTCATTGATTTTCGCGAATATGACCAAATCATGACTGTTTTTACCCCTGATAAAGGAATAGTAAAATGGATCTTCAAAATAAAAAAACCTTCGAAAACTTCTCCACGGGTTAAAATTTCTCCTCTTATGCAAGGTGAATTTACCTATAGCGAAACAAAAGGAGAGATTTGGAAATGTAGAGAAATTATTATCTATAATTATTATTTAAAATTACGTAGAGATTATAGCTTATTAGAAAGTGCTGGACGGATGATTAACACCGTTATAGATTCTCAGCCCTTGCATAAGCCTGCCCCTAAACTTTATAAGCAATTGATCACCTATCTAGAAAAAATTCCTTTTACAACCAATCTATCCGCTTTAGAGCTAAGCTTTATACTAAAAATTCTTAAAAATGAAGGGGTAGCCAATACCCATTTGCAATGCTCTGTTTGTCAAAATCCCCTTCAATCTCTTTACATTTGGCAAGGAGAACATTTCTGTGCCAGGCATACGCCTGCAGGTGCCTTGCTTTTTAATGAAGATGAAACTTTAGCTTGGATGCAGCTGGCTGCCTGTTCTTCTTTTAGCCAGCTTAATACTATTTGCATCCCTGAGCATTTGCCCTATAAAGCTCATCAGCTATTTAAAATTCTTGTGCAGCATTGA
- the rlmN gene encoding 23S rRNA (adenine(2503)-C(2))-methyltransferase RlmN: protein MNSKVNLLSYTHHSFCNFIAAELGKGYLHAGLIYEEFYRTGTVSGHHPAFHNASRLLREILLRVDLSLPLVPVEKDDGETKKFLLKTLDDLEVEAVLIPMQAGGTLCISSQVGCRRGCTFCETGRMGLLRNLKVEEIIGQVFVVRHVLGYPIRNIVFMGMGEPFDNYENVTQATHILMDPKGLGFGRNHLTISTSGVIEGIHKFTHSPGPKPHLAVSINAPTDAIRQRLMPINRKHDMQQLYQAMREYNEVTGLKILTAYVLIKDVNDSLEHAERLADYLKGLHVKINLIPYNPQTGDRFARPTEENVKAFRQHLRLQGYQTLLRATKGKDIMAACGQLGNIKLRAQLKKNLEAV, encoded by the coding sequence ATGAATTCAAAAGTTAATCTTTTAAGCTATACTCATCACTCTTTTTGCAATTTTATCGCAGCAGAATTAGGCAAAGGTTATCTACATGCCGGTCTAATTTATGAAGAATTTTATCGTACAGGCACAGTCTCTGGTCATCATCCAGCTTTTCATAACGCCTCCAGGCTTTTAAGAGAAATCCTATTAAGAGTCGACCTTTCTTTGCCTTTAGTGCCTGTAGAAAAAGATGACGGAGAAACGAAAAAATTTCTTCTTAAAACCCTGGATGACCTTGAGGTTGAGGCGGTGTTAATTCCTATGCAGGCGGGAGGAACACTGTGTATCTCTTCGCAGGTGGGATGTCGCAGGGGCTGTACATTTTGTGAGACTGGCCGGATGGGATTACTGCGTAATTTAAAAGTAGAAGAGATTATCGGCCAAGTTTTTGTGGTTCGCCATGTACTAGGGTATCCTATACGTAATATCGTCTTTATGGGAATGGGAGAGCCTTTTGATAATTATGAAAACGTTACGCAAGCTACCCATATATTAATGGATCCTAAAGGCTTAGGGTTTGGACGTAATCATTTGACTATCTCCACTAGCGGGGTGATCGAAGGGATCCATAAGTTCACTCATAGTCCCGGGCCTAAGCCTCATCTGGCCGTATCGATCAATGCTCCTACGGATGCAATTCGCCAACGTTTAATGCCTATCAACCGTAAGCATGATATGCAACAACTTTATCAAGCGATGCGTGAATACAATGAAGTCACAGGATTAAAAATTCTTACCGCTTATGTACTCATTAAGGATGTAAACGATTCTTTAGAACATGCAGAACGTTTAGCAGATTACCTTAAAGGCCTTCATGTTAAAATTAACCTTATCCCTTATAATCCCCAAACAGGTGATCGTTTTGCCCGACCTACTGAAGAGAATGTTAAAGCTTTTCGTCAGCATTTGCGCTTACAAGGCTATCAAACTCTCCTTAGAGCAACAAAGGGTAAGGACATTATGGCAGCCTGCGGACAGCTAGGGAATATAAAGCTGCGTGCCCAATTGAAAAAGAATTTAGAGGCAGTATAA